The Gemmatimonadaceae bacterium genomic interval TGCGGAATGTCGTAGCCCATGAGAATGGACTTGCCGTAGCTGTCCTGCCCATCGAGCACGCGATACGGCTTGGGCGCCTTGCGCAGATACGTCGTGACGGCGTCATCGGCAAAGAGCTGCGAAGCCCGCGGCGACCAATTGAAGAAGCGACGGTCCACACTCCAGAGCTCGAGCCCCGTGGCGGTCACCAGCGCGATGACCGCCACACGCGCCGGCAGCTTGCGCATCGCGGTGGCCCAGAGGAGCAACGTCCCCACCACAGCAAAACCCAGGAGCCGCACGGCGCCCGCCTTGAGCGCGGCCGCGTTGGCGAAGACCGCTTCGGCGCGCTCGGGAATTGCGAGCCCTTCAGCAAGCGGCTGCAGCCCGCCCACGGCGCCGAGCAGGGCGAAGAGCACGACGCCACCGCCCAGCGCGAGTACGGTGCGGGCCTTCACCCGCTGCGCGAAGAGTGCATCGGCCCCCATCGCGGCGAGGATGCTGAGGCTGAACGCCGTGAGATAGAAGACCATGCCCATGGCGCGGATCTTCTTGAGCCCGGGGAGCAGCTCGAAGAACGGCTTGTAGAAGGGCGTGTGCCCCGCGAAGGCGAAGAGCAGGAAGAACACGGCGCCCAGCGTGAACGCGAGCGCGAGGCGGCGGCGCGTGGCATCGGTCCACGCGAGGGCGGCGAGCACCAGCGGCAGCGCGCCGACGTATTCGGTGTGGAACTTGATCGGGTTGCTCCCCCAGTACTGATCGAGCACGCCGTTGAACTCCGGCAGGAGCAGCGTGAAGATCTCGGCGGGGGGCATCGCGTAGCTGGTGGCGAACTGCCAGCCGGTGTCGCTGCCGCCTTCGGCGCGCGGCGAATACGGGATGTAGCTCAGGAACGGCAGCACCTGCAGCGCCGTGATCCCGACCCCCACCGCCACGGCCGCCGCGCTCAAGGCGAGCGGCTTCCACGCCGGCTGATCAGCGGGGCGCTCGCTGTCCCACAGGGCGAGGTACAGCGCCCACAGCCCGAGCGCGAGCAACAGGAAGTACGCCATGTGATAGTGGCCCAGCACGATCAGGGCGACTTCCACGGCAAAGGCCCCGTACGCCCACATGCGGCGCCCGCGAATGGCCACCAGCAGCGTCCAGAAGGCGAGGGGCGCGAGCGCCGACACGAAGAGCTTGCCGTCATGACCCGGGCTCATCTGCGAGGCCACGATGCCGGTGAGCTCGTACGCCACGCCACCGATCAGCGCCGCGCCCCACGAGAGACCGAGGGCCACCGCAAAGCGATAGAGCAACCAGCCGGCGAGGACGAAGTGGATCACCATCCCCCACGTGATCGCGACGTCCACCGGAAGGATCCAGCGGAGCCACGCCGTCGGGTAGAAGATGTCACCGTGCATGGCGCCGATGTACGGCAGCCCGCCGAACAGGTACGGGTTCCACTGGGGGATGTGCCCCGTGTTCAGGAACGTCTCGGCGCCGAAGCGCCGGAAGGCGTAGCCAGCAATGAACATGTCGGAGCGGCCACCGCCAAAGAGCATCTGCCCCTGGGCCAGCGGATAGAGCAGCAGCAGCGACACCGCGATGCAGGCCAGGAAGGCTACCGCATGGTCGCGCGTGGACGGACGGGTTTCGGTCCTTTCAGTCATCCGGCAAGAATAGCACGGGCGCGGGGGCGTTCGCATGGCCGACCTGGCCACGGAACGGTATTTTCGTCTCCCCCACCCTCCCGTCCCGGAGCCTGCCATGACCCAGAAGACCGCGCACGATTTCGATCAGGAACTGCTCATTCTGTTCGACGCCTACGTGCACGGCGGTATCGACCGTCGCACCTTCCTCGACAAGGCCTCCAAGTGGGCGGTCGGCGGGGTCACCGCCGCCATGCTGCTCGATCAGCTGAGCCCCAAGTTCCTCGAGGCGCAGACGGTCGCCCACGACGACGCGCGCATCGAGCAGCAGTACGTGGAGTATCCGTCACCGCAGGGGTACGGCACGATGCGCGGCTATCTCGCCAAGCCGGCGGGGAGCAAGAAGGCGCCGGGCATTCTCGTCATCCACGAGAATCGCGGGCTCAACCCGCATATCGAAGACATCGCCCGTCGCCTGGCCACCGATGGCTTTCTCGCCTTCGCCCCCGATGCGCTCTTCCCGCTGGGTGGCTATCCCGGCGATGAAGACAAGGCGCGCGAGGTGTTCCCCAAGCTCGATCAGAGCAAGACGCGGCAGGACTTCATCGCCGGCGCCAAGTTCCTCAAGGCCCACGCCGAGTGCACCGGCCACATCGGCGCCGTGGGCTTCTGCTACGGCGGCGGCATGGTGAACTACCTCGCCACGCAGCTCGGCGCCGATCTCTCCGCGGGCGTGGCGTTCTACGGCTCCGCGCCCGATCTGCCGGATGTGCCCAAGATCAAGGCGCCGCTGATGATTCAGAGCGCCGAGAACGATCAGCGCATCAACGACAGTTGGCCGGGGTACGAAGCCGCGCTCAAGGCCGCCGGCGTGAAGTACGAACGGTATCTGTATGCGGGCACGCAGCACGGCTTCAACAACAACACCACGCCGCGCTACGATGCCACGGCGGCCAAGCTCGCGTGGGAGCGCACGGTGGCGTTCTTCCGGGCGAACGTGAAGTAGTCCGGCGTGCCGCACCGCACGACGTTTACGGCCACGCTGTTCACCTACCCCGGCAAGGGCGGGTGGACGTTTGCGCCCGTTCCCCCCGAGTGTGCGCCCTCACGCAGCGGTCCGTGGGGGCGCATGCCCGTGGTGGCGATTCTGGGCGACACGCGGTGGGAAACGAGTGTGTGGCGCGAGAAATCCGGGCGTGTGCTGCTGCCGTTGCCCAAGGCCGTACGCGGGTCGCTCGGCGCTGGCGATGTGGTGAGGCTCGCGCTCGAGTTCGACGTGTGACCGCTCCTCTGGGATGCCCGGGATGCCTCGGATGCCTGGTGACAGCCGTTTCCGCCGTATCCCCGCGCCGTTAGCGGTCCGAGCGCCCCGCGTACGCCGGCCGCGTCACCCAGCTCTGCGCATTGGGCGGCCGCACGAGAATCCAGTACGCAAAGAACGCCGTCGCGCCCGTGACGGCCGCCCACACGCCCCACGCCGGCAGCACACCGTGCAGGTCCACGAGCACCCCGTCTGTGGCCCGCGCACCGTACCCCACCAGCGACGGAATGCGATACGCGTAGTAGCACGACACCGCCGCGGTCGCAAAGACGCGACCGAGGATGGTTTCATCGAGACGCCGCCACTGCAGCAGTGCGAGATACACCCCCACCGACAGGGTGAGTCCCAGCATCGGCATGGCGTACACGCTGAGCACGCGTGTCGCGCTCGAGAGATCGTGGGCATCGGGCACCTGAAACCAGCCCCACACGAACCCCGGCAGCCCGCCGGTCACGAGCACCGCCGCCACCTGTGACGGCGTGAACTTGCTCCCCCGATGCGGCAGCATGTTCGGCGTCGAGTCCGGACAGGGCACCACGCAATTGCGGCAGGCCGCGCAGTGCGCGTTGGCCATCGGCGCCAGCACATTGTTGCCGTACAGGCGCTCCACCGGGTGCACCGGGCACAGCGTGGAGCACCAGGCACTCTTCCACTCGTAGCGCGCTCCCATAACGATGCCGGTGAGCGCCAGCGCCGTGATGAGCACGCCGGTGGCCGGTCCATCGGTGTTGAAGATCGCGTGACGCAGCGGGACAATCAGAAACAGGGCGCACACGCCCACCAGCTGCAATCGCGCCTGCACACGCGGTGGCATGATGCGCTGCTGCGAGACACCAAGATGCCGCGGCAACAGCGTCACGCTGGCCATGGGGCACACATTGCGCCACACACCGACCGCCACCACCAGCAGCGCCGGCGCCACGGGAATGAGCACGTTCCAGAAGAGCGCGAGGCCCAGCGCGGGGCGGACGAACAGGCTCAGATAAATGATGAGCCCCACCAGCCACACGGCCCCCTGCGCCACACGCCACCACCGATTGGCAGGGACCGCATCGACGATGGGCAGGGGCGTGGCCATTCGGAGACGTTGCCGCCCCTGCATGACGCTGTCAATCATGACACCGAGGGGCGAGTTCGACGAACGGGTGCAGCGGACGCGTACGTCGGCCGACGTATGGCGGATTCGTCAATGGAATCGCACCGTAGAGCATGCGACTCATGACACGACTCCGTTCGGCATGGCGATCGCTGCCGCCTCTCGTGCTGGGTGTGGTCGGAAGCACACTCCA includes:
- a CDS encoding DUF1905 domain-containing protein; this translates as MPHRTTFTATLFTYPGKGGWTFAPVPPECAPSRSGPWGRMPVVAILGDTRWETSVWREKSGRVLLPLPKAVRGSLGAGDVVRLALEFDV
- a CDS encoding YfhO family protein, producing the protein MTERTETRPSTRDHAVAFLACIAVSLLLLYPLAQGQMLFGGGRSDMFIAGYAFRRFGAETFLNTGHIPQWNPYLFGGLPYIGAMHGDIFYPTAWLRWILPVDVAITWGMVIHFVLAGWLLYRFAVALGLSWGAALIGGVAYELTGIVASQMSPGHDGKLFVSALAPLAFWTLLVAIRGRRMWAYGAFAVEVALIVLGHYHMAYFLLLALGLWALYLALWDSERPADQPAWKPLALSAAAVAVGVGITALQVLPFLSYIPYSPRAEGGSDTGWQFATSYAMPPAEIFTLLLPEFNGVLDQYWGSNPIKFHTEYVGALPLVLAALAWTDATRRRLALAFTLGAVFFLLFAFAGHTPFYKPFFELLPGLKKIRAMGMVFYLTAFSLSILAAMGADALFAQRVKARTVLALGGGVVLFALLGAVGGLQPLAEGLAIPERAEAVFANAAALKAGAVRLLGFAVVGTLLLWATAMRKLPARVAVIALVTATGLELWSVDRRFFNWSPRASQLFADDAVTTYLRKAPKPYRVLDGQDSYGKSILMGYDIPQLTGYHGFQLKRFNDLMFAEQGLSPSMLDLYAVRYLILQGEQNVPGFKRVVPPTPTALGTTAVLYERETPTPWARVVPAAAKAPDAQIPATVTDARFPVNGAVLLSDSARTTLPAAAAPFAPSASVATVSDWRAGAMKVSVAPAATAPSMLVVAENWFPDWQATVNGKTVSVTRVDHALLGVELPAGASEVTLTFDSPTYRTGKIISLVALLVALGMWLVPLLTASRGPGAARAG
- a CDS encoding dienelactone hydrolase family protein; this translates as MTQKTAHDFDQELLILFDAYVHGGIDRRTFLDKASKWAVGGVTAAMLLDQLSPKFLEAQTVAHDDARIEQQYVEYPSPQGYGTMRGYLAKPAGSKKAPGILVIHENRGLNPHIEDIARRLATDGFLAFAPDALFPLGGYPGDEDKAREVFPKLDQSKTRQDFIAGAKFLKAHAECTGHIGAVGFCYGGGMVNYLATQLGADLSAGVAFYGSAPDLPDVPKIKAPLMIQSAENDQRINDSWPGYEAALKAAGVKYERYLYAGTQHGFNNNTTPRYDATAAKLAWERTVAFFRANVK